From the genome of Lotus japonicus ecotype B-129 chromosome 6, LjGifu_v1.2, one region includes:
- the LOC130722186 gene encoding tropinone reductase-like 3 isoform X1: MDKAKLGKRFEGKVAIVTASTQGIGFSIAERLGLEGASVVISSRKQQNVDEAAEKLRAKGIEVLAVVCHVSNAQQRKNLIGKTIQKYGKIDVVVSNAAVNPSLDPILKIQNSILDKLWEINVKSTILLLKDVAPYLQKGSSVVLISSLVGYNPPPTMAMYGVTKTAVLGLTKALASEMAPNTRVNCVVPGLVPTHFTAFLTNNDAAREKVEGNKLIRRCGTTEDMAAAAAFLASDEASYITGENLVLAGGVSSRL; encoded by the exons ATGGACAAGGCCAAACTTGGAAAGAGATTTGAAGGTAAGGTAGCCATAGTGACAGCTTCCACCCAGGGAATTGGCTTTAGCATCGCCGAGAGGCTAGGTTTGGAGGGTGCATCAGTTGTCATCTCTTCTCGCAAACAG CAAAATGTCGATGAGGCTGCAGAGAAGCTGAGGGCTAAAGGAATTGAAGTATTGGCGGTTGTTTGTCACGTTTCAAATGCACAGCAGAGGAAGAATTTGATAGGAAAAACTATACAG AAGTATGGAAAGATAGATGTTGTTGTGTCCAATGCTGCTGTAAATCCTTCTTTGGATCCCATTCTGAAGATACAAAATTCAATCCTTGACAAGCTGTGGGAGATAAATGTCAAATCCACTATACTTCTACTCAAG GATGTAGCTCCCTACTTGCAGAAAGGTTCTTCTGTTGTTCTCATTTCCTCTCTTGTTGGTTATAACCCACCACCTACTATGGCTATGTATGGAGTGACCAAAACAGCCGTTCTAGGACTAACCAAA GCACTGGCTAGTGAAATGGCACCCAATACTCGTGTAAATTGTGTTGTTCCTGGTCTTGTGCCAACTCATTTTACTGCATTCCTTACCAATAATGATGCTGCA AGGGAGAAGGTTGAAGGGAATAAGTTAATTAGAAGGTGTGGTACAACTGAAGACATGGCTGCTGCCGCTGCGTTTCTGGCATCAGATGAGGCTTCTTATATAACAGGAGAAAATCTAGTGCTTGCTGGGGGAGTGTCTTCAAGGTTGTAG
- the LOC130722185 gene encoding uncharacterized membrane protein At1g16860 encodes MSQVTTIERDRDLNAIITNLNPLSAIPLKPSLSHFQLLYLHFHSLHTQSGGTPTTTTSTVTATRRRRRRRRRRISSLFCTESFQMGTRIPSHQLSSGLYVSGRPEQPKTERQPTMASRSVPYTGGDPKKSGELGKMLEIPTLDPTKPSRASSSSQQSSGPVRSGPNSGHAGRTSGSGPLPRKSSGSGPIGPTGLITSGPIGGGRRSGQLEQPTGSVGKAVYGSAVTSLSEEVKVGFRVSRAVVWVFLVVVAMSLLVGVFLVVAVKKAVILVALGGIIVPVVVLMIWNCCWGRRGLLGFVKRYPDAELRGAIDGQYVKVTGVVTCGSIPLESSYQRVPRCVYVSTELFEYKGLGGTSANPKHRCLSWGSRYSEKYVADFYISDFQTGLRALVKAGYGAKVAPFVNPTTVVDVTKGNRELSPNFVGWLADRKLSSDDRIMRLKEGYIKEGSTVSVMGVVRRHDNVLMIVPSTEPVSTGCQWLRCLLPTYAEGLILTCEDNQNSDVIPV; translated from the exons aTGTCACAAGTCACAACCATTGAAAGAGACAGGGACCTAAATGCCATTATCACAAACCTGAACCCCCTTTCTGCAATTCCATTGAAACCTTCTCTCTCCCACTTCCAACTTCTTTACCTTCACTTCCACTCACTCCACACACAAAGTGGTggaacaccaacaacaacaacatcaacagtAACagcaacaagaagaagaagaagaagaagaagaagaagaatctctTCACTCTTCTGCACTGAAAGTTTCCAAATGGGGACTCGAATCCCTTCACACCAGCTCAGCAGCGGGCTCTACGTCTCGGGTCGACCCGAACAACCGAAAACCGAGCGCCAGCCAACAATGGCGTCGCGGTCGGTTCCATACACCGGCGGCGACCCAAAGAAATCCGGCGAGCTCGGGAAAATGCTGGAAATCCCCACCCTCGATCCCACCAAACCTTCGCGCGCCTCTTCCTCCTCTCAGCAGAGTAGCGGCCCGGTGAGATCCGGACCCAATTCGGGTCATGCTGGGAGAACCAGCGGTTCGGGTCCGTTACCGAGGAAATCTTCCGGGTCTGGTCCGATAGGTCCGACGGGGCTGATAACGTCGGGTCCGATTGGGGGTGGTCGGCGGTCGGGTCAGCTGGAGCAGCCAACCGGGTCGGTGGGGAAGGCGGTATACGGGTCGGCGGTGACGAGTTTGAGCGAGGAGGTGAAGgtggggtttagggtttcgaGGGCGGTGGTGTGGGTGTttctggtggtggtggcgatgagtTTGCTTGTTGGGGTGTTTctggtggtggcggtgaagaAGGCGGTGATCTTGGTGGCGTTAGGGGGGATTATTGTGCCTGTTGTGGTGTTGATGATTTGGAATTGTTGTTGGGGAAGAAGAGGGCTTTTAGGGTTTGTCAAAAGGTACCCTGATGCTGAGCTTAGAGGTGCCATTGATGGACAGTATGTCAAGGTTACTGGG GTTGTAACCTGTGGCAGTATTCCTTTGGAGTCGTCCTACCAAAGAGTACCTAGATGTGTATATGTCTCCACTGAACTATTTGAATATAAAGGATTGGGTGGAACATCAGCTAATCCCAAACATCGTTGCTTATCCTGGGGTTCTAGATACTCCGAG AAATACGTAGCAGACTTCTATATATCAGATTTCCAGACTGGATTAAGAGCATTAGTGAAAGCAGGCTATGGTGCCAAGGTTGCTCCTTTCGTGAATCCAACTACTGTAGTTGATGTAACAAAGGGAAACAGAGAGTTATCTCCAAATTTTGTTGGCTGGCTTGCAGATCGCAAACTCTCTAGTGATGACCGGATAATGCGCCTCAAGGAAGG GTACATCAAAGAAGGTAGCACCGTGAGTGTGATGGGAGTTGTCCGCCGACATGATAATGTGCTCATGATTGTTCCTTCAACAGAGCCTGTCTCAACAGGCTGTCAATGGCTCCGCTGCCTTTTGCCAACCTATGCCGAAGGTCTTATCTTAACATGCGAGGATAATCAAAACAGTGATGTTATTCCTGTTTAG
- the LOC130723814 gene encoding mediator of RNA polymerase II transcription subunit 11-like isoform X2: MWKRIVKVLELAGGMMDELASTTGPRKDMVQNNCLEFMQSIKDIQVSLHDEIRSACEYRPFEKCDYGSRTANEICYRKVEFILSQFDGMKQTIDDYHTIV; encoded by the exons ATGTGGAAAAG GATTGTGAAGGTTTTGGAGCTTGCTGGAGGAATGATGGATGAGCTTGCAAGCACAACTGGTCCTAGGAAAGACATGGTCCAAAACAATTGCCTTGAATTCATGCAATCAATCAAG GACATCCAAGTGTCATTGCATGATGAAATCAGAAGTGCTTGTGAGTATCGTCCATTTGAGAAATGTGACTACGGTTCAAGAACAGCCAATGAGATATGTTACAGGAAAGTGGAATTTATTTTATCACAGTTTGATGGAATGAAACAGACTATAGATGACTATCATACAATAGTCTGA
- the LOC130722186 gene encoding tropinone reductase-like 3 isoform X2 → MDKAKLGKRFEGKVAIVTASTQGIGFSIAERLGLEGASVVISSRKQKYGKIDVVVSNAAVNPSLDPILKIQNSILDKLWEINVKSTILLLKDVAPYLQKGSSVVLISSLVGYNPPPTMAMYGVTKTAVLGLTKALASEMAPNTRVNCVVPGLVPTHFTAFLTNNDAAREKVEGNKLIRRCGTTEDMAAAAAFLASDEASYITGENLVLAGGVSSRL, encoded by the exons ATGGACAAGGCCAAACTTGGAAAGAGATTTGAAGGTAAGGTAGCCATAGTGACAGCTTCCACCCAGGGAATTGGCTTTAGCATCGCCGAGAGGCTAGGTTTGGAGGGTGCATCAGTTGTCATCTCTTCTCGCAAACAG AAGTATGGAAAGATAGATGTTGTTGTGTCCAATGCTGCTGTAAATCCTTCTTTGGATCCCATTCTGAAGATACAAAATTCAATCCTTGACAAGCTGTGGGAGATAAATGTCAAATCCACTATACTTCTACTCAAG GATGTAGCTCCCTACTTGCAGAAAGGTTCTTCTGTTGTTCTCATTTCCTCTCTTGTTGGTTATAACCCACCACCTACTATGGCTATGTATGGAGTGACCAAAACAGCCGTTCTAGGACTAACCAAA GCACTGGCTAGTGAAATGGCACCCAATACTCGTGTAAATTGTGTTGTTCCTGGTCTTGTGCCAACTCATTTTACTGCATTCCTTACCAATAATGATGCTGCA AGGGAGAAGGTTGAAGGGAATAAGTTAATTAGAAGGTGTGGTACAACTGAAGACATGGCTGCTGCCGCTGCGTTTCTGGCATCAGATGAGGCTTCTTATATAACAGGAGAAAATCTAGTGCTTGCTGGGGGAGTGTCTTCAAGGTTGTAG
- the LOC130723814 gene encoding mediator of RNA polymerase II transcription subunit 11-like isoform X1, with protein MDSQDQTTSLQRLQNVEKRIVKVLELAGGMMDELASTTGPRKDMVQNNCLEFMQSIKDIQVSLHDEIRSACEYRPFEKCDYGSRTANEICYRKVEFILSQFDGMKQTIDDYHTIV; from the exons ATGGATTCACAGGATCAGACGACTTCTTTACAGCGACTGCAGAATGTGGAAAAG AGGATTGTGAAGGTTTTGGAGCTTGCTGGAGGAATGATGGATGAGCTTGCAAGCACAACTGGTCCTAGGAAAGACATGGTCCAAAACAATTGCCTTGAATTCATGCAATCAATCAAG GACATCCAAGTGTCATTGCATGATGAAATCAGAAGTGCTTGTGAGTATCGTCCATTTGAGAAATGTGACTACGGTTCAAGAACAGCCAATGAGATATGTTACAGGAAAGTGGAATTTATTTTATCACAGTTTGATGGAATGAAACAGACTATAGATGACTATCATACAATAGTCTGA
- the LOC130726317 gene encoding uncharacterized protein LOC130726317, translated as MKKLYHKATVHPSPPLISDHLAFLPATILTLAAALSPEDREVLAYLISCSSASTPPDFSGKQRRKTAAADHAPLFGCSCFGCYMSYWVRWDESPNRQLIHEIIDAFEDWLAQSSKGGKNNNGKGKRDKRNKKGGGSNKHHSAELKRTELLVSSVVTESCELKSVGESSGGASGSVAEAGGGERVAADEEKGSVRRFVSFIGERIWGAWGQ; from the coding sequence ATGAAGAAGCTCTACCACAAAGCGACGGTTCATCCGTCACCCCCGCTTATATCAGACCACCTCGCCTTCCTCCCAGCCACCATCCTCACCCTCGCCGCGGCTCTCTCGCCGGAGGACAGGGAGGTCCTCGCCTACCTCATCTCCTGCTCCTCCGCCTCCACCCCTCCTGACTTCTCCGGCAAACAGCGCCGCAAGACCGCCGCCGCCGACCATGCGCCTCTGTTCGGGTGCAGCTGTTTTGGGTGCTACATGAGTTACTGGGTCAGGTGGGACGAGTCGCCGAATCGCCAGCTGATTCACGAAATCATCGATGCGTTCGAGGACTGGTTGGCGCAGAGTAGCAAAGGTGGGAAGAACAACAACGGGAAAGGAAAAAGAGACAAGAGGAACAAAAAAGGAGGTGGGTCGAATAAGCACCACTCGGCCGAGTTGAAACGGACCGAGTTGTTGGTGAGTTCTGTGGTTACCGAGTCATGTGAGTTGAAATCGGTGGGGGAGAGTAGTGGCGGTGCTAGTGGCAGTGTTGCTGAAGCTGGTGGTGGTGAGAGGGTTGCTGCTGATGAGGAAAAAGGGTCAGTGAGAAGGTTTGTGAGTTTCATTGGAGAAAGGATTTGGGGTGCTTGGGGACAGTGA
- the LOC130726124 gene encoding serine/threonine/tyrosine-protein kinase HT1-like yields the protein MAGSCFYGLRLRRSKSKPLQDPSSSSRNRLNPDMENMERRRFDSMESWSMILDSENLDTWETSKEDQEEWTADLSQLFIGNKFASGAHSRIYRGIYKQRAVAVKMVRIPNQNEERRVLLEQQFKSEVALLSRLVHRNIVQFIAACKKPPVYCIITEYMSQGTLRMYLNKKEPYSLSIETVLRLALDISRGMEYLHSQGVIHRDLKSNNLLLNDEMRVKVADFGTSCLETRCRETKGNMGTYRWMAPEMIKGKPYTRKVDVYSFGIVLWELTTALLPFQGMTPVQAAFAVSEKNERPPLPASCQPALAHLIKRCWAVNPSKRPDFSEIVSSLEKYDECVKEGLPLTHHSVLVTKNVIIQRLKGCVSITSSIPVPA from the exons ATGGCGGGTTCATGTTTCTACGGGCTTCGCCTGAGGAGATCAAAGAGCAAACCATTACAAgacccttcatcttcatcaaggAACCGGTTGAATCCCGACATGGAGAACATGGAAAGGAGGAGATTTGACAGCATGGAATCATGGTCCATGATATTGGACTCTGAGAATTTGGATACATGGGAGACTTCAAAAGAGGACCAGGAAGAATGGACTGCAGATTTATCACAGCTTTTCATTGGTAACAAGTTTGCTTCCGGTGCTCACAGCAGGATTTACCGTGGAATCTACAAGCAGAGAGCGGTTGCTGTGAAAATGGTGAGGATTCCAAATCAGAATGAGGAGAGAAGAGTGTTGCTGGAGCAACAGTTCAAGTCTGAAGTGGCTTTGCTTTCTCGTCTGGTTCATCGTAATATAGTGCAG TTTATTGCAGCATGTAAAAAACCGCCAGTGTACTGTATCATAACTGAATACATGTCACAAGGAACGCTGAGAATGTATCTGAACAAGAAAGAGCCATACTCCCTTTCAATAGAAACAGTACTGAGGTTAGCTCTTGACATATCTAGGGGAATGGAGTACCTTCATTCACAAGGTGTGATTCACAGAGACCTCAAGTCAAATAACTTGCTTCTCAATGATGAAATGAGGGTTAAGGTAGCAGATTTTGGCACATCATGTCTTGAAACAAGATGCAGGGAAACCAAAGGAAACATGGGAACATATCGTTGGATGGCGCCAGAGATGATTAAGGGAAAACCTTATACTCGTAAAGTCGATGTGTATAGCTTTGGTATTGTGCTTTGGGAGCTCACAACTGCTCTACTTCCCTTTCAAGGAATGACACCAGTGCAAGCTGCTTTTGCTGTGTCTGAGAAG AATGAGAGGCCTCCACTGCCAGCTAGTTGTCAACCCGCACTAGCACATCTGATAAAGCGATGCTGGGCAGTAAATCCCTCAAAGAGGCCAGATTTCAGTGAGATAGTGAGTTCATTGGAGAAGTACGACGAGTGTGTGAAGGAAGGGCTACCTTTAACTCATCATTCAGTGTTAGTCACCAAAAATGTAATTATTCAACGTCTTAAAGGCTGTGTATCCATCACCTCCTCCATACCTGTACCTGCTTAA